Genomic segment of Anser cygnoides isolate HZ-2024a breed goose unplaced genomic scaffold, Taihu_goose_T2T_genome scaffold_44_1, whole genome shotgun sequence:
gggggggtcatggggggcacagggggtaatggggggcacggggggtcgtggggggggtgttggggggatggggggtcatggggggcacagtgggggtgtgggggggtgatgggggtcactgggggggcatggggggtaacggggggcacagcagggatcCCGGGGGGCACCTCATCATGGGGGTGTTTTGGCGACCCCCCCCcattggggacagggggtgacggtgccccccccccctcgtgccccccccccccccccccccgtgttccccccccccagactgGCGGCTGCCGCCCACGCCGGGCCCCCTGAGCTGCTCGCGCTCCTTCCACAACCTGGCGCCGCTGCCCCCCCTACGAgagcccccggggccccccccccggcggccgcTGCGCCTCCCTCAAGCGCCtgggtgagacccccccccccccccccccgtgacccccctcccgtgtccccccgAATTCTCCCCCTcaatgcccccccaatgccccccccccccaatgtccccttcctgccccccccccggtgtcccccccccaattctctcccccatgccccccccatttcccccccccatgccccccccatgcccccccccaacgtCCCCTTCCTGtcccccccatttctccccatcCGATGTCCCCCCCTCgcgatgcccccccccccagtgacacCCCCCCCAATAtgacccccccctttttttttttctttcctcccccgCAGCCGACCGGGACCTGGAGGacctggggggtccctggggaccttggggcccccccggggaactctccccctgcccccgaaccgggggggccgggccgccgcgTGCtgtcccaggagctgctgctggcggggggggggcacgatgCCGCGCAcccgctgcgggggggggaggccggcgcccccccgccccccccctgccccccgcctCCCGCGCCGCCTCCCAgagcagcctgggggggggtggggatgggatgtggggggcgggggcgggggtcGCCCCCCGGGCCGGCCGAGCgcagggggggctgggggctgcccccccggcccccgcccgccgccaggCTTTCGGGGCGCAGCGGCAGAGCACGgccgagctgcagctcctgcccgggccccccccggcagccacCTGCGCACCGGGAGCCGCACCGAGGTCACCGTGtagggggggccggggggcacggggggcggggggaccccCCACAGCCCCGAACCcgagggacccccccccacaagCCCCCATCATggagccccccggccctgcctctGATGGGGTCACCCGGGGCCAgggtcccccctccccctccttggGTGGTGATGTCACTGCCCGATGACATCACTGCCCGATGACGTCACTGCCCGATGACGTCACTGCCTGGTGATGTCACTGCCTGATGACGTCACGGCCCGATGATGTCATAACCCTACGGTGTCATGGCGTGGTGATGTCACGGCCCACGATGTCACAGCCCTACGATGTCACGGCATGATGACGTCATGGCCCGATGATGTCACAGCCTGATGAAGTCATGGCCCGATGATGTCACTGCCTGATGACATCACGGCCCAATGATGTCACTGCCTTGTGACGTCACTGCCTGATGACGTCACTGCCTGATGATGTCACGGCCCGATGATGTCATAACCCTACGGTGTCATGGCTTGGTGATGTCACGGCCCACGATGTCACAGCCCTACGACGTAATGGCCCGATGACGTCACTGCCCAATGATGTCACGGCCCGCTGATGTCACTGCCTGATGACGTCACGGCCCGATGATGTCACAACCCGATGACGTCACAGCCCAACGATGTCACAGTCCAATGATGTCACAACCTGATGATGTCACAACCTGATGATGTCACAACCTGATGATGTCACAGCCCAACGATGTCATAGCCTGATGATGTCATGGCCCACTGATGGATGTCACAGCCCAGCGATGTCACAGACGGATGATGTCACAGCCCAGCGATGTCACAGTCCAATGATGTCACAACCTGATGATGTCACACCCTGATGATGTCACACCCCGATGACCCCACATTCCAATGACGTCACAGCTGGATGACATCACAGCCCCACGTTGCCCTGTCCAAATGACGTCGCAGCCCCGTGACATCACAGCCGCCCTCAACCCGATGACATCACAGCCCGACAGCAGCACGGCCCGATGACATCACAGCCCGATGATGTCACCGCCCAGGACCCGCGCCTGATGATGtcagagccccagcagccaaTGATGCCGCGGGCCAGGGCTCAGTGACGTCACCATCGAGGGCCCCGGCGCTGGCTGATGACGTCACAGCTGGGGGCGAGGTGCCTGATGATGTCACAACCCCCGGACTCAGCCGCCCGCCCTGCCGCGGTCGGGGGCTTCGTAGCCGATGACGTCACAGCCCTGGACATGGCAGTTGATGATGTCACACCCCCGGATATAGCAGCTGATGATGTCACACCCCTGTACATGACAACTGATGATGTCACACCCCTGTACATGGTAGCTGATGATGTCACACCCCCAGACATGGCAGCTGATGACGTCACAGCCCCGGACATGGCAGCCGATGATGTCACACCCCTGGACACGGCAGCCGATGACGTCACATCCTGCCTCCTCATGATGTCACGCCCTTCACCTCGGCAGCTGATGACGTCACCTGACGTCCTTGCACTGGACTGGGCGGCTCGCCGCTCTCCGATGATGTCACAGCCCACtgagccccgccccccccgatGACGTCAGCACTGTGGACGGCCCCACCCCGATGACGTCACTGCCGGAGGTGACGCCCGGCCGCCACCAGGGACGCCGGTGACGTCACCGCTGCGGGGACCTTGCCGATGACGTCACGCCGCGCTCGGCGATGACGTCACCGTGATGTCACTGCCAAGACtcagcccctcgccgcccccgTGACGTCACGGGGGGGAGGGGCTTTTTGATGATgtcacccccccgccccccattTTTATTCTCCCCATGACGTCACGCCCCCCCTTGTGATGATGTCACGCCCCTTTGTGACGCCACGCCCCCATTGAGATGACGTCACGGCCCCTTGTGATGACGTCACGGCCCCTTGTGATGACGTCACGGTCACGTCGCCTCTGTGATGTCACcacagcccccctcccccccacagccccccccacaGAAGCCATAGAAAAGGGGGAGGGGCCCGGAcaaggccccgccccctcccccgaggccccgcccctgcCTCTAACCCCGCCCCTATcctaggccccgccccctgcccccgaggccccgcccccaggccCACGTGCCTTAGCGTCCCCCGGGGCgatgggggaggggggcggaggggggtcccggcccctgttttaagcaaaaaaaatcccaaaaacGGGAtcgggggacggggggggggaggggcaatAAAGTGACGTCACGTGCCACGCGGCTGAGTCAATGGGGTCACGTGGGCTGCGGGGGGGTCACGTGGTgtcggggggtcggggggtcctCAGTTGGGGGGTGGATCTCCCGTGAGCACCCGCGGCAGCCTCATTTGCATACGTCAAGACGCACGGTGAGGCCGATCCGCGATCCCCGCCTTCTGATTGGCTGCCCGGGCTGTCGCTCAGCGCTTCCTCCCGCCTCCCCGCCCTCTCGCTCGCAGCCCCGCCTCCGCGCCGCCTCCCATTGGCCGCCGCGCCTGCCCGTCCGCCGTTTCAAACGCGGCGCCCCGCCCCTTTCCGCCGACCGTTACTCCGCCAACCCCGCCCCCCCACTTCCGCCCGCCGCTCGGCTTTCTCCACCAATCCCCgctcagctccctcctccaccccctCTCCTCATTGGCCCGctcccccggcggcgggggcggagCCGCGCAGCCTCGCCACCCCCTCCTCCGATTGGCCTCCGAAGCGCGTGGGGCGTGGCCGGCGGGGACCGAGGTGATAAAAGCCGGCCCCTCCGCGCGCGGCGCCTcagcgcggcgggcgggcggcggcggagggagCGGGCGCTGCGCCGCGCACCGGCGGGAgcagcgcggggggggggcggcggcccgcggccccccccggcgtCTCCCCGGTCTCTGCCCCCCCTCCGGGACACCTCCCCGAGAACCCCGGGCCCGGCGGCTCcgccccgggggcggccccggcgccATGGTGAGTGCAGGCCTAGGCCGGGCCTAGCCTGGGGGGGCGGGAAAAGGGGTCCTGGCCCCCCTCttgctccccttccccctcaTTGAGGCTtgaggggggtccccaaaatcccccccccaattttggggggccgggggggtcagagagagcccccggggggggggcagggatgggggttgggggaggtgggggggctCTTTAACGGGGGGGcactttttggggggaggggggcactttctggggggggggaggggacttttggggggggttgggggataTTTTGAGGGGGGCGGGGGACActtttgaccccccccccccccccgttattTTGCAGGAGCCCCGCGGTGGAGCCTGGCAggtgggtgcggggggggggactcACCGGGacacccccacacacccccccgAGAATAATTCGGGGTCAGGAGCCCCCCCCATGCCCTCCCCCCAGTGTCAGGCTGGTTTTGGGAGGGGGGGTGGCAAAAGTATGGGGGGGCAGTAGGGTCGGGGGGTATTAGGGGGCAGGGGGGTAATTGGGTGCAAGGGGGGTAATAGGGTGTGAGGGGGGCCAGCAGGGTGCAGGGGGGCAATAGGGTAAAGGGGGGGTATTTCGGGGGGCAATAAATAGGGTGAACGGGGGGTAAtagggtgcgggggggggcaaTAGGGTGCAAGGAGGGTAATAGGGTATGGGGGGGCAATAGGGTGCAAGGGGGGGCAATAAGGTGCAGGGGGCAGTAGGGAGCCGGGGGCAATagggtgcttgggggggggtcctttaGTCCTTTATCCCCTtgccttttttggggggggggagatgaaCGGGTCCCCAAAAgctgtccccccccaccccaaccccccacccccacaccccaaattctccccctcccccccattcccccacataccccattttctcccctcccaccccaattTCCATCCCCCCACTGTAATTAATCCCCCCCTTTACTTTTTGCCCCCCCCGACCTCCAACGTGGAGaacctgccccccccaccctaatctctgccccctctgcccccccataccccagtttctccccctccctcccctaattcccccccccatgccccgttttctcccctcctcccaccccaatTTCCGCCCCCCACCGTAATGAATCACCCCCCTTTAACTTTTGCCCCCCCGACCTCCAACGTGGAGAACctgcccccccacaccccaatttccccccataCCCCAATTTCTCCCCCTTCCACCCCAATTTCTGCCCTCCCACCCCAATTTCCACCCCCCCGCCGTAGttaatcccccccccctttaacttttgccccccccagacctccaACGTGGAGaacctgccccccccaccccaatttccccccccataccccagtttctccccccaatcccccccccataccccgtTTTCTCCCCCTCACGCCCCAATTTCCGCCCCCCGCCCTAATTAATCCCCCCTTTaattttttgccccccccagacctccaACGTGGAGAacctgcccccccaccccacccccccccccccataccccagtttctccccccaatcccccccataccccgtTTTCTCCCCCTCACGCCCCAATTTCCGCCCCCCGCCCTAATTAATCCCCCCTTTaattttttgccccccccagacctccaACGTGGAGAACctgcccccccacaccctgcGCCTGCTCTACAAGGAGGTGTCCACGCTGACGTCCGACCCCCCCGCGGGCATCAAGCTCTTCCCCAACGAGGAGGACGTCACCGACGTCCAGGTCACCATCGAGGGCCCCGGTGAGCCCAAACCcttcttttggggggggcccCAGCGAGCTGAGGACCCCCCCCTcattatttcccccccccctagAAGGTACCCCCTACGCGGGGGGGCTGTTCCGCATGAagctggtgctggggaaggaattccccgccgccccccccaaGGGATTCTTCCTCACCAAGATCTTCCACCCCAACGTGGGGCCCGGCGGCGAGATCTGCGTCAACGTCCTCAAGAGGGACTGGAAGGCCGAGCTGGGGCTGCGGCACGTGCTGCTGGTgaggggggccgcggggggggcgctCATTAATTAggttttgtgccccccccccccaccccgccacacacacacacagtctgCTGTGGCTGCACCCGGGAGGTGCGGAGGGACGGGGTGCGCTCAGCAGGTGCCAtccgttttggggggggggtccctcactttttggggggggtcctacaCACTTGGGGGGTCCTACACACTTGGGGGGCAGATATATTTGCGGGGGGGCCGCAGAGAGGGCactaattaattattttttatgtccccccccaccctgctgctgctgcacccgGGAGGTGCGGAGGGATGGGGCGCGCTCAGCAGGTGCCAcccgttttggggggggtcccactcACTTTTTGGGGGGTCCTACACTTTGGGGGGGTTCTGCACATTTGGGGGGTTGATATATTTgtcgggggggccgcggggggggcactaattaattatttttgatgtgtcccccccctccaccccactACGGCTGCACCAAGGAGGTGTGGAGGGATGGGGCACGCTCAGCGGGGTGCCATctgttttggggggtccctcACTTTTTAGGGGGTCCTAcacttttgggggggtcctACACACTTGGGGGTCCTACACACTTGGGGAGGGGATATATTTatggggggccgcggggggggcactaatttagtattttttgtcccccccccaccccgctgctgctgcacccaGGCGGTGGGGAGGGACGGGCGCGCTCAGCGGGGTGCCACCCCTTTCGGGGGGTCCCCCGCTTTCGGGGGGGGGCTATATTTACAGGGGGGTGTCCAGGCGTTGGGGGGGGGCCCGACTaacccccccgcccgcccccctccccagaccATCAAATGCCTCCTGATCCACCCCAACCCGGAGTCGGCGCTCAACGAGGAGGccgggcggctgctgctggagaactACGAGGAGTACGCGGCGCGCGCCCGCCTGCTCACCGAGATCCACGCTCAGCCCCCCccgtcgccgccgccgccccccccgcccccagcggCCCGGGGGGCCCCCGAGCCGCCCCCGACTCGTCCGCTTCCACTTCGGccccccgggggtgtccccccTCGCCGAGGGCCCCATGGCCAAGAAGCACGCCGGCGACCGCGACAAGAAGCTGGCGGCCAAGAAGAAGACGGACAAGAAGCGGGCGCTGCGGAGGCTCtaggggggggggcaaataccccccaaataccccccgggggggggcaaaatacCCCTAAATACCCCCGGGGGTCCTAAATATTTGGGATGCAGGGGGCTGCTCCtttgcgccccccccccataagcCAGGGGTGCGAATAAACTGTCCCTTTTCCCACctactaatctttttttttttttggtttgggggggtggttttgggtgtttttttgagggggggggtcagtttcttccccccttctccttttttttttctttaagttatttaaattataaaaaaaagccaaaaaaaaaaaggacaaaaaaaaaatgataattccACGCCGCGACCTATTaaaggcatttgtttttctaGCGCTGCCCTGTGTCTTCCATCAGGTTTAATGGGGGGAGGGCAAAATCTACCCCCTGAGGGGGGGGTTAAATctaccccgggggggggcaaaatcTGCCCCTGGGGGGGGAATTACCCCCGGGGGTGGATTTGCCCCCGGGGGCCGCGCGGTTCCCTACCGGACTCGCTTTCCCATGAGGCCCCGCGGCCTCCCCTCCGTCCGCCGCCGTGGcggcgccgcccccggggcatgctgggagttgtagttcCGCTTCTTCCCCGCTGTTTGTGACCTCCTAATTAGCGGGCCCTGATTAATCGGCGCTGATTAACTGGCCCCGACGTTAATGCGCCTTACTGGGGGCTGCCATCTGCTGCCCTGCGTGGGACGGGGGCTGTCATGTgatggggggtcggggggggggtcagggtccagccctgcccctgcacGTGCTGCTGATTAAGAGGCACTAAttgcccccggggggggggggcaattacATAAGAGTtatggcgggggggggagggcttgggggagatttggagggggagggagggctaTTAATGGCATTTTATTGGGGGGGCTATTAATGGCTATTTAagggggggtctcggggggtcTCATTAATTAGTCGGAGGGTCTCGGGGGGTGTAAATTAATGTCTGTTaatggggggggtctcaggggggtTATTAATGTGTATTTATGGGGGGTCTGTCTATGGGGGGGTTCTCTACTGGTACATTTGGGGGGCTCTTAATGTCTGTTTATGGGGTTCtctatgggggggggtcctctcTTAACGCCTATATAAAGGGGGATCACCATTAATATTTGATTGGGGGGCTCTCAATGTCTGTTGGGGGGTCTTAATGTCAGGGGGGTCTTTTAATGTCTATGGGGGAGGTTGTCTCTCAATGTCTATTGGGGGGGTGTCTCTCAATGCCTATCCGGGGGGCTCTCAGCAtctattcccccccccccccaacccccctccaccaccacctcacACGGCACAACAGCAGGGATCAGCCCCATTACTCCCCACCCCCCTTAACCTCCCCCATCCCCTTctccccctggggggggggtcactaaTACCCCCCCAGGCCTGTAACTACCAGACCTTTAACTACCAGGATAGGGAGGGGGCCActaattcccccccccagggcctaTAAATACTGGACCTGTAACTACCAGGCCTGTAACTGCTGGGACAAGGTGTGGGGGGGTCGCtaatcccccccccaggcatATAACTACTGGGCCTGTAACTACCAGGACTGGGGGGCCactaattccccccccccaatcctaTAACTACCAGACCTATAACTTCTGGGAcaaggggtgtgggggggtgtcaCTAATCCCCCCCAGGCCTATAACTACCAGGccggggggggcgaggagggcaCAAAACCCCTGTGGCCTTTTAACTACCAGGGCAGGGGGGTCACTAATCCCCCCCCAGGCCTATAACTACCGGACCTATAGCTACCGGGCCTATAACTACTGGGATGGGGGGCactaatccccccccccccagtcctaTAACTACTGGGCCTATAAGTACTGGACCTATAGCTACCAGGACAGGGGGGCACTAATCCCCTGCGGCCTATAGCTACTgggacggcgggggggggggaggtcacTAATCCCCCCAGGCCTATAACTACCAGACGTATCACTTCTGGGACAAGGGGGGAGTAactaatccccccccccagttctaTAACTACCGGGACAGGGCGGCACTAATCCCCCCCAGCTCTATAACCACCAGCCCTATAACTACCGGACCTATAACTCCTAGTGCAAGGGGGGGCACTAATCCCCCCCAGGCCTATACCTACCAGCCCTATATATCTACCAGCCCTATACCTACCAGGACAAGCGGGGGGGTCACTAATCCCCCCAGGCCTATACTTACCAGCCCTATATCTACCAGCCCTATAACTACcaggacaaggggggggggtcactaaTCCCCCCAGGCCCATAACTACCAGTACTAATCCCCCCAGGCCTACAACTACAGGACGGGGGGGGCACTAATCCCCTCCGCAGCTCTATAACTACCACCCCTATATCTACCAGCCCTATATCTACCGGGACAAGGGGGTGGGGTGTCACTAATCCCCCCAGGCCTACAACTACAGGACGGGGGGCACTAATCCCCCTCCACAGCCTATAACTACCGGGACAGGGGGGCACTAATCCCCCCCAGCTCTATAACTACCACCCCTATATCTACCACCCCTATACCTACCAGCCCTATAACTACcgggacaaggggggggggtcactaaTCCCCCCCAGGCCTATATCTACCAGCCCTCTATCTACCAGCCCTATACCTACCAGCCCTATAACTACcaggacaaggggggggggggtcactaaTCCCCCCCAGGCCTATAACTACTGGTACTAATCCCCCCAGCTCTACAACTACAGGACAGGGGGGCACTAATCCCCAGCTCTATAACTACCAGCCCTATATATCTACCAGCCCTATATCTACCAGCCCCATAACTACCAGGACAAGGGGGGGGTCACTAATCCCCCCAGGCCTATAACTACAGGTACTAATCCCCCCAGGCCTACAACTACAGGATGGGGGCACTAATCCCCTCCACAGCCTATAACTACTGGGACAGGGGGCACTAACTTCCCCCAGCTCTATAACTGCCACCCCTATACCTACCAGCCCTATATCTACCAGCCCTATAACTACcaggacaaggggggggggtcactaaTCCCCCCAGGCCTACAACTACAGGACGGGGGGGCACTAATCCCCCTCCACAGCCTATAACTACCGGGACGGGGGCACTAATCCCCCCCAGCTCTATAACTACCACCCCTATATATCTACCAGCCCTATACCTAGCAGCCCTATAACTACCGGGACAAGGGGGGGGTGTCTCTAATCCCCCCAGGCCTACAACTACAGGACGGGGGGGCACTAATCCCCCCCAGCTCTATAACTACCACCCCTATATCTACCAGCCCTATATCTACCGGGACAAGGGGGTGGGGTGTCACTAATCCCCCCAGGCCTATACCTACCAGCCCTATATCTACCAGACCTATAATTACcaggacccgggggggggggggtcactaaTCCCCCCAGGCCTACAACTACAGGACGGGGGCACTAATCCCCCTCCGCAGCCTATAACTACCGGGACAGGGGCACTAATCCCCCCCAGCTCTATAACTACCACCCCTATATCTACCAGCCCTATACCTAGCAGCCCTATAACTACCGGGacaagggggtgggggggtcactAATCCCCCCAGGCCTACAACTACAGGACGGGGGGCACTAATCCCCTCCACAGCCTATAACTACTGGGACAGGGGGCactaatccccccccccagctctatAACTACCACCCCTATACCTACCAGCCCTATAACTACCAggacaaagggggggggggtctctaaTCCCCCCAGGCCTATATCTACCAGCCCTATAATTACcaggacggggggggggtgtcactAATCCCCCCAGGCCTACAACTACAGGACGGGGGGGCACTAATCCCCCTCCACAGCCTATAACTACCGGGACAGGGGGGCACTAATCCCCCCAGCTCTATAACTGCCACCCCTATATATCTACCAGCCCTATAACTACCAGCCCTATAACTACCGGGACAAGGGGGGGCGTCTCTAATCCCCCCCAGGCCTATAACTACCAGTCCGGCACCACCTGCCcccgggaggggcgggggggaccATGGGGAACAGCCGCAGCGGGGCCCTGTCCCGCGAGGTGCTGGCCGAGCTGCGCGCCAGCACCCGCTACTCGGAGGAGGAGCTGTGCCGCTGGTACGAGGGCTTCCAGCGGCAGTGCCCCGACGGCCGCATCCGGCGCGCCGAGTTCGAGCGCATCTACGGCACGTTCTTCCCCAACTCGGAGCCCCAGGGCTACGCCCGCCACGTCTTCCGCAGCTTCGACACCAACGACGACGGGACGTTGGATTTCCGGGAGTACATCATCGCCCTGCACCTCACCTCCTCCGGCAAGACCCACCTCAAGCTCGAGTGGGCCTTCTCGCTCTTCGACGTCGACCGCAACGGCGAGGTCAGCAAGAGCGAGGTGCTGGAGATCATCACGGTGAGCTGGGGGGCAATGGGAGTGGGGTCTCATCACCCCGTAACGTCCTGGGGGGTtaggaggtgctggggagcaaGGGGGTCCCATAATGGGGGTAGGGTCCTGGCACCCCAGAAGGTGCTGGAGATTGTCAcagtgagctggggggggcaaagggggggcaatggggcacCCCATGGGGAGTGGGGTCTCATCACCCCATAAGGTTCTTGGGAGGcaaggaggtgctggggggcaagggggtCCCACAATGGGATAGGGTCCTGGCACCCCAGAAGGTGCTGGAGATCATCACGGTGAgctgggggggtgagggggggcaaTGGGAGT
This window contains:
- the LOC136789418 gene encoding LOW QUALITY PROTEIN: ubiquitin-conjugating enzyme E2 S-like (The sequence of the model RefSeq protein was modified relative to this genomic sequence to represent the inferred CDS: inserted 2 bases in 1 codon); this translates as MEPRGGAWQTSNVENLPPHTLRLLYKEVSTLTSDPPAGIKLFPNEEDVTDVQVTIEGPEGTPYAGGLFRMKLVLGKEFPAAPPKGFFLTKIFHPNVGPGGEICVNVLKRDWKAELGLRHVLLTIKCLLIHPNPESALNEEAGRLLLENYEEYAARARLLTEIHAXSPPRRRRRPPRPQRPGGPPSRPRLVRFHFGPPGVSPLAEGPMAKKHAGDRDKKLAAKKKTDKKRALRRL
- the LOC136789420 gene encoding visinin — its product is MGNSRSGALSREVLAELRASTRYSEEELCRWYEGFQRQCPDGRIRRAEFERIYGTFFPNSEPQGYARHVFRSFDTNDDGTLDFREYIIALHLTSSGKTHLKLEWAFSLFDVDRNGEVSKSEVLEIITAIFKMIPEEERKQLPEDEDSPQKRADKLWAYFNKGENDKIAEGEFIDGVMKNDAIMRLIQYEPKK